agtgaATTGAACAGTCTTTATAttcctaaaataaatttaagagcTGAATGGCTCCAGTACAAAAATAACGAGCGCATCATAGTTACAGGAATTAAATCAGACGAAcggtttttacaaaagaaaagaaaaccgaACGTCCTCATAAGTTACTATTTACAATCTAAACATCTACGAGCGCtctaaacaaaaatgaaagacGAACGTCCTACTGCTCCGCTCTCACTTCCACTTCAACTAAGTTTCTTCTCCCTCGATCACGTCCTCTGGAGtggcttctccttctgctcacatccacacggatgatcattgcaagacaggacgaacgtacagatacaatggacaacacaaggaaaaacgaaaagggtaagcttataatatttaattcatacattcaACATATACGTTCAACATTCCAACTTacacatacaacatacaagttaACACAATGtaacatagaaatatatatatatatatatatatatatatatatatatatatatatatatatatatatatatatatatatatatatatatatatatatatataagaccgaccgtccggactatATGAACtatgtagctacaggcgtccttgcacccgagtggtgtagtaactgggatacaccaaacagttaccactcgaggtcagtccgttcttacgtcgcccatgttaacttatggactaaggacctcctgccattcccacacatgaattactctcctctacatgaagatgagtatcacggaatatcaggatggaccaagccagcattagcatgcccacagtcatactttaccaatccaatattcaacatatatgagacgttcctccctggaacgctcgtccaaaatccaaTATCATAATATCACTCCATATAGTGTTCACACCTTAATTTACCATAATTCATAATCATTTACATCATTAGATTTAAGAGCataaaatgacgaacgttcagtcctctggaagaattaggacgaacgtctagATGAAGGTACGGAATAATCAGGGAAGTATACAACGAACGTTACTATCGAATTCGaccagttaaatgaactgactcgtTTGGACGTACCGTGGTACTTGAAGAAAATTTCATTATGAAGACCTTAGACCACATccaatgtaaaaagaaaagtcAAGAATATTTAGAATTATCTTTGTAGTAATTCGTATACAGAAGACCGATGCCAATAATTGAACGAACGTGAGAGAAGATGAATATTATAGTcctttgaacgaacgctatttgtcAATGTGAGTATCTAATAATACGAACGAGCACCACTTATGACGAACGCTGGGTAGACGACCGAGCATCAATTATGACGAACGcattggtataagaccgaacgctatttaggacgaacgcttggtataaaaccgaacgctatttaggacgaacgcttggtataagaccgaacgctatttaggacgaacgcttggtgtaaaaccgaacgctatttaggacgaacgcttggtataagaccgaacgctatttaggacgaacgtttggtataaaaccgaacgctatttaggacgaacgtttggtataaaaccgaacgctatttaggacgaacgttcggtataagaccgaacgttacgtATTTTAAAGTTAAGGTATTTATATACAGCTGagctgaaccgaacgctcaaacatttagaatggggacgctcgttctcgaacagaattctttccaaatgaaagaatttcattctaagttatttccagggaaaccgaacggtataagaccgtacggtgACGAGCGTAATTTATCACAGGGGATGATTTACGTTTCAGATTTTCCAACCATACAGATTTCCAGATTTCAACATCTCaatttatactttatgattcatatgattttaaatttataaacttcatAACTTCATAACCAATATACCTTTACAgactttataaaattcatcacattAACAACTCATACAGTACAAGGAATCACCCATTTTTCATACGTATCAAACCAGCATGCAGTTCAACCAAATCAGAAATCATACACAATATCAGAGATCATTCATAACAGCTCAAACAGCATACTGATCATACATGAAAATCAGATCACACAcatgcaagtataaattaaacatataagcttcccttacccagATCCGTACTGCAACTTCTCGTAATCTTAAGATTTGTGGCTTCGTCCAACTAACGTTTTTCTACCCTCAATGGTTCCTTCTCTCTTCCAAATCAAATCAGCTTCAGCTActgaaaccgaacggttcttcTTGAAGCCCTTGTCACCAGGAGTCCTTCTATGGTGTCGGAATCGTGATCGGAGATGAGACGGTGGTGATGTTAGAGAGAATGTGGGGAAGTCgtagagagaaagaggagagaAAGAATTTTCCAGAATTATGAAAGGAGTGTGCGCGTAGAGCGAGAGATGAGTTTTTCTGAGAATGCATGCCTTGTTTCCAGTGccgaacgaacgtccgctcctcGTCAGCCACGTGCATTCCACTAACGCTTTCCAGACTCCTCTCGCCGTGACACCTGGCGTTCACTAGTGAACTGCCGCGCTCTCCGAGTGACACGCAAACTGCACTGCGTTTCCCCACTCCAGACTCCATGCagcgtgacacctggcgtccgctgTTGGAATGCTCCTTCCTGCTGCTGCCACGTACGCTGTTGAGGTGCCTCGTTCTCCAGCTGCCACGCGTACTCCAACGTACGTTATTTTCCAGGATCTTACATTATACATACTTATATTACaacattttccatttttaagcttttttttattaaattttagtaaaagaaaagaaacatgtgagaaattaacattaatgtaatTAACTTACGAAGTTAATTAATGTGTGCCGATACATGCTTATTACTGATATTTCACGCTTATTCATGTCTTAATTTATGTCTTGTCATTTTCTAATTCTATATATAAccataaatttattgaattcaAACATTGGTAACACCGAACTGTATAATATAAAAGGCACTGTCAACAGGGAAACAATGGCATCGAGATAAAATACAGGTTAACTTTGAAAATATAGCAAAAAGTACTTAAAAATGTTAATCAAAGGCATGcgaaaacactttcttttttctccacTTTCAATGTGTTCAGTCTAaaccattttaaaattttgaaatgtttttaaaacttttgttgttttttcaaCATAATTGAACAATGTACACAATATCAAATATTATCCAATAATCTAGATTTCGTACGATAATATTATCTGCATTCAATTTCTGTATAAATATATTCTGACTGACTTGCCATAACTCATTGCTCACTAATATAAACTTATACAATAAGCAAAAATACAGATGACATTGATGCCAAAATATATACAAAGCTTTTGTCATTCATAAAGCAATAGATTAACACGTGATTTATGTTGTAACATTTATCTTTATCGCCTATAGGCCCAAAAGGAATATGGAAAAAGATGGGTTAACCTCTGAAAAAGTTCAACTCCCACAAGCTAGGCATTCTTCACGGTTGGTTAAAGAGCACAACATTTGTGCCATTTTTGTATTATCATCACACTCCACATCGCAGTTTTCTTGCATTTCATTAGACTTTTCCTGCATTCACAGCAAAGATATTTGGTATCAAAATGTGCAAATACATTGAATGTAAAAAACTGTAATGAATTTTTGTTACTTTGAGAACAGTGGTGTCGACGGTGAACTTGATAGCATCAGCTGCAGCTCGTGATCGAAGATAGTACATTCCAGTCTTCAGACCCTTTAATTaccaaaaaataaagtaaaacttTGATCAGCAAACAGTTGGCCTAGAATTCCCCAactgtatttaaaaaataatgtcaacCAGCAAGGAAACAGAATAGAAAATATCAAACAATTAAACCCAAATGTATATTTGAACATTCACACTAACACACAAGCAAGTCCTGTATTAGTAGCTACCTTGGACCATGCATGGAAATGCAAAGAAGTCAGCTTTCCGAAGTTGGGTTGATCAATGTGAATATTTAAGCTTTGGCTCTGATCTATGTAGCATCCTCGATCAGCAGCCATATCTACCAATGTCCTTTGTTTAATCTCCCAAACAGTTCTGCTCATAATAAATTAGAGTGAGTACCTTGAAGCAAAATGTTGGGTTTTAAATAAATGGTAAATCTCATACTTGTATATGGTCTTCAGTTCATAAGGTATTTCTGGAATTTTCTGTACAGAGCCATCTTCATAGATAATATTATTCTTCAGTGTAGGAGACCACAGTCCCATTTCCGTCAAGTCATGAAGAAGATGCTTGTTGACAACAACAAACTCACCACTACAAACCAACGGTTGTCAATTAATTAAGATAAGATAATGCCACAATTATACACCAAGACAGAATAAGTTAGGGTGAAAAGGCCAACCTTAAAACTCTACGACTATAGATATTTGAAGTATATGGTTCAAAGCACTCATTATTTCCAAGAATCTGACTAGTGGATGCAGTAGGCATAGGAGCCACGAGAAGTGAATTTCTCACACCATTCTCTGATATCAACTCCCTTAGTGCACCCCAATCCCAACGTCTTGAGGGCGTCACACCCCACATGTCTGGCTGGAGAATTCCCtgagaaatataaaaatcactTAAGCATGTAGAAATACCTTGGATGAGTAGGTTACTAACTATAGACCTTGAAATTTAAGTTGCATGTTCATACAAGTAACACAAAATCAGATATAACATATGCTGCATAACTATTCTCGAGCTCGGGACCTCAATAAGAAGGCATATTTGAAAGTTGCTATACCTTGCTTACAGGACTACCACTGTATGTCTCATAGGAACCTTCTTTTGCAGCCAAATCAGATGAAGTTTTCAGTGCATGATAGTAAATAGTCTCAAATATTTCCTTGTTTAAGTGCTGAGCCTACATTCATATCCAAGTAAACTATAAGACTGAAGTGCAGATAAAACGATTATAAACATCAGTCCCGGGATAAGATTTACCTCTGGTGAATCAAACGGCATACCAAGCAGTATGAAAGCATCAGCAAGACCCTGTACTCCAATACCAATGGGTCTGTGCCGTAAGTTTGACCGCTTTGCATTTTCAATCGGGTAGTAATTAACATCAATCACTTTGTTCAGGTTAGTTGTGACCAGCGCAGTAATCTGTCATTAGTCAAAATGACAAAAACACAACCATCACAAGTTTAGCTGTATACAATGGCAGTGTCACTTGGGTACAATACACATGTTGAAAAACAGAATGTTGGTTAACCGTACCTCTGCTAGTTTATCAAAGTCAAAATACCGATTCCGAGAGCCAGTGCTTCCAACTAGCTTAGATGGATGAGATTCCATCGGAACATCCTTGTAGTAAGGAGAAAAACATTAAGATCGGGAACTTAAAAAAAGGTCCAAACCAACTAATGTGACCACAACACGTCAAAATTCAACAGATGTCATACCTTCTCTCTTACAAATCGTGGTAGTGCAATGGATGCAAGATTGCACACAGCAGTTTCAGTTGGACTTGAATACTCAATTACCTCAGTACACAAGTTTGACGATTTAATTGTGCCCAAATTCTGTTGGTTGCTTTTCCTATTGCAAGTATCctagaataaaaaaagagaaaaaagagaggaagaattcAACAGGTGAAAACAACAAACACAAAGTGAGTCAAAGACATTTATGTAAGCTACCTTAAAAAGCATGTAAGGGGTTCCGGTTTCTATCTGTGATTTCAGAATTTCAAACCACAGGTTCTGTGCCTGGACAACCTTCTTTGCTTTCCCCTATATgttatgaaatatatttcagGTTCAAATAACCAACACCTAGAAGCACTTCAAATAAACATGCAAAAAGAAACCAATAAGTGAAGACTGAACTTACTTCTCTTTCATATCGATGATAAAGCTCCTCAAATTCCTGACCCCAACAATCTGCCAAACGTGGTGCTTCATTGGGACAAAACAAAGACCAATGTCCATTACTCTGAACTCTTTCCATAAAGAGATCTGGCACCCAAAGAGCATAAAACAGATCTCGTGCACGATGTTCCTCCTGCAAGCATAATAGCAATACACTTGGTGAGAAGAATAAATATGTTCAACCAGCTCCTTTGATGATAGtcaaaatattttgttaccGCCACATTTCAGCTAACTCAATCATACCTTTCCAtgattttttcttaaatctaaGAACTCGAACATATCAGCGTGCCATGGCTCCAAGTACACAGCAAATGCTCCTACAAGAAGATCATAAtcataaagtttaaaaaacaaattattaggAGACAAGAAAAATGGGTATTGCTTATAAACGAGATACCTTTCCTCTTGCCTCCCCCCTGATCAACATAGCGGGCAGTATCATTGAACACACGTAACATTGGAACAATGCCGTTGGACGTCCCATTTGTCCCACGAATATAACTGCCGGTAGCACGAATGTTGTGGACAGAGACACCAATTCCTCCAGCTGATTTGCTAATAATAGCACACTCCTTCAAAGTTTCATATATCCCCTCTATGCTATCATCATTCATGCACACAAGGAAGCAACTACTCAGCTGCCAATTCACATAAGCAACATAAATAAGACAAATCATCAATTCACTGATGAAacatagattaaaaaaaaaaggaaaaaactatttttaatatagtGAAATAAAAATGTCTCGTACTTGAGGCCTAGGAGTTCCAGCATTGAAAAGAGTAGGAGATGCGTGGGTGAACCATCGTTGAGACATCATGTGGTAAGTTCTGACAGCAGATTCTATGTCATCCTTGTGAATCCCAACCGCGACTCTCATCAACATGTGTTGCGGCCTTTCCACAACCTTCCCTTGAACCTTTAAGAGGTAAGACCTCTCAAGGGTTTTGAACCCAAAATAATCATAGTCGAAGTCCCTGTCATAGATTATCTCGCTGTCCAAACGAGAAGCATTCTACAACCagacaaaaataacataaagaTAATTTCAGCACATACAAAAGAAATACATTCAAACAACTTCCTTCATTATATATCATAgatcacaaaattaaaatcagtcTTCTGTTCCACCCTCAATACCAAAACGTCATTTATAGTTGTGAAACAAGTTACGCGTATAAAAACGtactaagaaaacaaaatatcatcACATGGTCCAAAACTATCGTAATCTCAAACAATCTACACATATGATATTATCCAATTTACCAAATTCTCTTTCGTATGAACTAAAAATGTTTAGCTTGACATCAAAATGTATCAGAATCACAGACACTGCGCAAAACTGGATCAGATTACATCTTCCTAAAATGAATATACGATGACCACAAGGTACCTTCATAATTATCTCATAAACATCATCAGCGACCAGAGGAGCCTTCAACCCCGATTTCTTGTTAATATGATAGTACATGATCTTGATCCTGAATCCACAACAAATATGAGTTCCAACCACACAAAACCACGCtaacaataacaaattaaaaacgcGATTATAATTTCCAGTGTCGCCTACGTATCCGAGAACGACTTCTTGGTGTTCTTGTGGAGATTCGAAACGGCAATCCTAGCAGCCAACTGCAACACGAAACGAAATCACTTATGGTAACCCATCCAAAACATACATGACACCGCAATTTCAACCAATCAAGCTGAAATTGAGGAAAGGGAAACTAACACAAGCGTAATCGGGATGGTTTGCAGTCATGGCGGCGGCTGTTTCGGCTGCCAACTCGTCGAGTTGACTGGTGGTGACGCCTTTATAGACGCCGGCGCAGACTTTCTGAGCAACGAGAACGGCATCGCAGTGAACGGTGCTCAAGCCATAACTGAGTTTCTTGAGGCGAGCGGTTATTTTGTCGAAGTGCACCGCTTCTTGGCGTCCGTCCCTCTTTACGACGTACATTTTTACAAACAGTCACTGGTAATGGTTGTTTTGTGATGTTGGGTTTGGCGCGAGTCGGAGAAGGTACACTGACTTTAATATATAGGGGAGGGAAGGGGGTTTGAAATTAGGGTTATGATCggtttgattttaaaattttcccGCTAATTTATCTGAATGCCTTTTCTTGCGTAATGATGGCGTGTTGTGTGTTCCGGGTGTAGATAGGTGGCGCGTAATTGAGGGTGGAGCTAGGTGTGGGACCCACTTTTATAGTTCGCTTAAAATTTGGATACTAACGTGCCGACGCTAATACGCGCGAAACTTGTTCAGCACTTTGGCGCCGCTTGGGTTGATTGGCTAGGACCGTGGGATTGATGGACTTGAATATTTGGACGGCTGTTAGAGAACCCTTCGTCCGCACTTTTCTTTTCTGCTGTTAACTTCTTCGCTACTCTTTTGTATGttcctttttaaaaaatttaatcaccCCACGTGGTTCACACTGGCATGTTTGAGAATGTGTTTACAGGTGGttgtgaaaattaaattgttttaagaattaattttatataataaatcaattttttattggataaatttattgaaaacctatttgaaaataattaattatagaaaaaggTACGTaactgaaagagaaaaaaactgTTTGAAATATATCATAAGCTACCATTTTCtctaatttcataaaatttattttcaaaataaaagttttattatttctgTCATGTCTTTGAGTTATGGTGAAAACTTTAACGTTGTGTTCACTTGGGATAattggaggagatgatttgggagagagtgattgaatgaatttaagTAATTAAGAGTGTATTTAgaggtaaagtttgtgagaattagtgtatgatttgattgatgtaacagataaaaaaaattgtttaatgggtaaaaattaaagattaccaaaatgtccttagttatttgtaacatcccaaaatttatacagtcatcaactatataatagaatattaaaatatattaatatgacaAAAACAGTTTTACAATTTAAAAGGATCAGGTTCACAAGTGGCCAAACGGCCTTACGTAGATACAAATAAACGTACGAGCGTTCACTAAAaattaagaacgaacggtttacaaaactaAATACCGAACGTCCAACTATACAACTATAGCCAAAGGGCGCTCGTTCTAAAACGGCCCGCTAACCTAACTAAGCTAACAGCTCACCGAACGTCCTTCTGTTCGGCCGTCACTTCAATCTCTACAAGATTCTCTTCAGCAATAATTCCTTCTTCAAGCGTTTCTTCCAAAGAtgcatctccctctgctcacatccacacggatgatcattgcaaggacaagacgGACATACATAATCAGACAACACAAAGGAatacgaagggtaagcttattgaatttaattcaagaaaaacatacatttcataacATATCAAATACGCATCAAATAATTTACAACACATACTTCAATTCATTCATTAATTCAATcaaattcctgatactagacagaccgtccggactgtatgaatcctttGTAGCTAAGGCGTCCATGCACCCAGGTGGGATAACTGGAATATTCATCAGtcgccacctgaggttagtccgttctgtccaagttacagttatggactaagacctcctgccattcccacacatgacatactcctctctacttgagaacgagcactcacggaatatcaggatgaaccaccatctaagcttaccacgttcatactttacaaatttcaatttccacccaagagtcgttcctccctagaacgctcgttcaaaatccacaatcataatttcagTTCTTATACTGTTCGCACATCATAATACTTccttttaaatacattttcattctttgttccactttcataaaaggacgaacgttcaatcctcttcataatgaggacgaacgtcaagagCGAGACAGAAAAATCCTCTTTTCCAAAGGGATAAAGCTGACACTTTTTACATGACGAACGTTATTACAATTGGAATCAGTTAAGTGAACTGACTCTAGAACAATTCAACTTATACTTAGAATAAGTCAATAATCAAGATTCAGAGTCAATCCAACTGAATGAAGATACAAAAGACGAGTGCTAAATGTACTAAGTACAATTTAGTTAGAATAAACCGACTGCCAGTAAATGACCGGACGCGGTACGCGAATTCACTGAAGTTTAGGACGAACGTAATTTAagtttttggacgaacgcttatgggaattcaggacgaacgctatttcagcTCGTTGATAATAAACGAACAttcggtataggaccgagcgctacttatcactTACActttgggacgagcgttcggtataagaccgagcgccacttaggacgtacgCTTTGGGTCGATACCCATCGCTGattcaaaatctaaaaaaaaataggattttatATAAGTTGTAATGGTGAAGTTACGTTTTTAACAATATGACTAAGTGTCTGGAGGTGTATTCTCAAGCTTCTCAAATCTTCATACCACTCAGGATATCTACGTTTGGCTGAACGCTCAAACGCAAAGTTAtttataagagggcgttcgtcctcaaatagaatcctttccaaatgaaagggttcgactatttcaaagaatttactgagaataccgaacggtcaaagaccgttttTGATAACGACCGTTCATTATCATagatttcatattcaaattcaacttACTGTAACacatttttcagtataaactttcataaattaaattactcatatcatagtacaaTCCATACTTCTCATACATCAactcatcatcaaaatcatataCTAAAATCTGATACCATAGatcataattaacaaaattcatAGAACATGCATCCAACACAGTACAACTTAACAGAACAACCATGCAACCCAGTATAActcaagaattaaatttaataagcttcccttacccggattcagtaGTGATCGTTCTAAGAAAGATCTTGACTCGTCCAAATGTGGCTTTCTATTCTCAACTTTTCTCTTAAACTCTTCAACTAgaactaaccaaaagaaaatgtAGAGACTTAGTTTTCACCCTTGCATTCAGCCGAATTTGGGTTTGCAGGGAAACCAGAAACGAGCGTCTAGGTTGGGAAACTTACCGGTTACAGAGCTGGAAGTTGTTCGGTCTAAAATGAAGCTCACGGTGCAAGGgacgttcctacggtgctgaaacgtgaacggagaaaAGGATGGTAAGTTGCAGAAGAGGGAAGGAGAagggttctagagagaaggaggagaaatggagaatctgagtttggaaggggagaaggtgcgCGTGAGAGAGAGTGGGAGATTTTTCCAGAAAATTCACTTTTGTTCAAATCCCACTGTTagacggacgagcgtccctctcgTCGACACCGGTACCCCACCACTGACTTCAGAAGTTTCTAATTGACAAGTGGCGCGCATGCATGGATCGGTGGAGGATTTTTAATGCATTGAACGCGTGGCACGGTGCATTAATGGAAGCAGAGAGGTGATTCAGCATAGTAATAAATGAGACGtgacattattaaaataatataaaatgataattattaatgttatatttaattgtaaaaatgtttataaagaataaaaaattaacattaattatttaattattaaa
This Vigna angularis cultivar LongXiaoDou No.4 chromosome 4, ASM1680809v1, whole genome shotgun sequence DNA region includes the following protein-coding sequences:
- the LOC108348006 gene encoding ribonucleoside-diphosphate reductase large subunit, which produces MYVVKRDGRQEAVHFDKITARLKKLSYGLSTVHCDAVLVAQKVCAGVYKGVTTSQLDELAAETAAAMTANHPDYACLAARIAVSNLHKNTKKSFSDTIKIMYYHINKKSGLKAPLVADDVYEIIMKNASRLDSEIIYDRDFDYDYFGFKTLERSYLLKVQGKVVERPQHMLMRVAVGIHKDDIESAVRTYHMMSQRWFTHASPTLFNAGTPRPQLSSCFLVCMNDDSIEGIYETLKECAIISKSAGGIGVSVHNIRATGSYIRGTNGTSNGIVPMLRVFNDTARYVDQGGGKRKGAFAVYLEPWHADMFEFLDLRKNHGKEEHRARDLFYALWVPDLFMERVQSNGHWSLFCPNEAPRLADCWGQEFEELYHRYEREGKAKKVVQAQNLWFEILKSQIETGTPYMLFKDTCNRKSNQQNLGTIKSSNLCTEVIEYSSPTETAVCNLASIALPRFVREKDVPMESHPSKLVGSTGSRNRYFDFDKLAEITALVTTNLNKVIDVNYYPIENAKRSNLRHRPIGIGVQGLADAFILLGMPFDSPEAQHLNKEIFETIYYHALKTSSDLAAKEGSYETYSGSPVSKGILQPDMWGVTPSRRWDWGALRELISENGVRNSLLVAPMPTASTSQILGNNECFEPYTSNIYSRRVLSGEFVVVNKHLLHDLTEMGLWSPTLKNNIIYEDGSVQKIPEIPYELKTIYKTVWEIKQRTLVDMAADRGCYIDQSQSLNIHIDQPNFGKLTSLHFHAWSKGLKTGMYYLRSRAAADAIKFTVDTTVLKEKSNEMQENCDVECDDNTKMAQMLCSLTNREECLACGS